Genomic segment of Mytilus edulis chromosome 12, xbMytEdul2.2, whole genome shotgun sequence:
GAAAATCCTGTTAAAAAGGGTAAAAGTGTATAAGCTAAGTATTATTATTTTCACAAGTTGCCACGCAATTAATAAATGCAATCAGTACAATGACATATATGGATTTACCCAGAAATCGCTTTAAGTAAACTGATGACATCCTTCTCATTTCAAATTCATTCGttattgatacatgtaataatttctgtaaacttacccaAAATATCACATGAATTACCCCCCtcaacggcggacggtgtaaatagcctttaaaaatgtaatagctaaacaGATAACTGCAACGATACACTtttacaaagtccacaagcgaatcatgtattgctttttaggcatttgattttaaataagactgaaggaacaaaatacaattattttgccgaCTACAAAactcatcagaaatatatttgtattgtctgatgaaaaaaaaaatacgttatagttccctggacAGTTCATATATCACACAGAAACGtttataccttcaaattgccgttgttgttgttgtttttttaaatcatgactggtcatacagtcaaaaaatctgaaatcgcttctagaatacagtcagttctagactgatcgtacagtaatatattttgggatcctcaagtaaaacatattttttaggggaaatacgaatattctacttaaatacgaaaacaatattgaaaaagtATACATTTAACTGTAacctgatgcaaatatttgcaattaaagattatttgctttgttcTACGAGaacaaaattgtccatcgatttcacttttttctatcaagttggtgtgatgcacacgtatattttatattctaatgcatgtttttgttacagttactcatatttgTGATGCTATACATACCTTGAAGATGTCCAAagcactttatagatataggagtaaacaaatgatgagaaaagtagCCGTAGGCAAAACCGTTCTGTTAGTCAGTtagaaatcatcgcttcgaaaatcgcgacttccggatagcgtacagaatagtatctacactgtgatatAGTATaaccatgacaagttacagatcaagttctaCTTTTTGTTTTGCAGAGTTATGCTTGAACTTGGAAAATCCACTCAAATAATTGGTTTtccacttttttttttgcttaaagaTATTGACTTGAAATTTGGCTTATAGTTAAACCATGACAAATTTCAGATGTGAATTGTGTTCTGGTCTGATGATTGTTTTCAGAGATGGTCTTTGGActtgttgaaattattttttccCCAGGAAAGCCGGCAATAAATTTCAGCATATTCAATTAtgctaaaaatatatataaaaataggaaAATTTTGTACGATTACCAATGAAACAATTCTCCATTTAATACCAAACGTCATTGATGtcagcaaaaagtaaaattacacaaaaaacaaacTCAAGGGGAAATTCTAAAggaaagtctgtaatcaaatggcTTATCGATAAGCTCAATCACATataatgaatggaaaacaactgtcatattcctgaattgttacaggcattttcttagtTAAAGAAATTGTGGATTAGACCTGGTTTTAGAggtagctaaatctctcacttgacAGTCGCCTAGCATTTTAAGGTTACTACATCCTTGAATGCAGAATCTTGGCTTTCAATACATAGTAAGCTAATTATTGaccaatttaaagcatttcaGAGGATAAACTGCTTAATTTACAGTGcaagattttctcattgttgaagttcaTATATATTGAACTGTAGTTGGTAACATTGTTCATCTTAGTTAATGGCATACTCATTCAGTCTCACTAGCAATCATACTTTACTGTAAATTACTGATATGTTTTAATAACAAGCAGGATGTCATCACAATAAGAAttaaactaataataataatttaatactgtagatcattttatatttgaactaCTGTTCCCTTTCTTGTAAAAGGTAGTTAATTAATGTATCCCTGACTCGCTCTCCAGTTTGTGTTGCTGCCTGGCAATCATTTGGGGCATTATTCATTTCCTCTTGTTCTAGCCATTCTTCAGGGAATTCATTCAAAAAAGTTTCACATATATTATGCAATGTACAACAGCACTCTGCAACATCAGGTACAAAAAGTGTAGATAAATCATTTCTTTTCATTAAACATCTCCATCTTCCTTTCAATCTGCCAAATGCATTCTCCACCACCATCCTTGCCCTTGACAACTTATAATTAAAATATCTCTTTTCTGCACTTAATGCTCCATTGTCCCTGAAAGGTTTTATTAACCATGGCATTAATGGGTATGCAGCATCCCCAATAATAAACGGAGTAATTGTTGTGTTATTGAATCTTTTGTCTAGTTCCTTTCCAACAACATTGCCTCCCTGAAATTGTGCATATATGGATGAATTTGCAAAAACTCGTGCGTCGTGAACACGACCTGCCCAGCCAACATTTATATTCCAAAACTTATATGAGGAGTCAACAACTGCctgtaaaataattgaataaaagcCCTTTCTGTTGTGATAGTCAGTTGGTACTTCTTTAGGAGCCAGAATTGGAATGTGTGTGCCATCTATGGcccctgaaataaaaaaagaacaaacttaATTAATCAGATATTCTGAATTAGACTTTACACAAAGTGTTCCATCAGATTTTCTGAATTAGACTACACAAAGTGTAATCTCATTTTTCAGAAATGTGTGTTTCTTTGTTAGAGaatttctgtatatttttttgcGCTGtctcatattttcttttatatcagGGCTCTTGAAAAAGTATATCTGTGTTACATTTCTGTTGTCGAAAACTGATTAGTgtatgcagagacatatataatacacatgtgtataattatatgtctctggtgtatGGTAAGGAGAATATACAATGTTAGGTTGGTCACAAAAATCTTCGCAAATGTTGTAAAATTTGGTTATATCAGAGACCTATATACGTGTTTCTTGCTAGATATACAATTTTAGTGTACATATTTCATAAACTTACCTATAGTGTTTGGAAATCCCCATTTGTTTTGAAATCCGTCAATAATATCTTATATAATAACTTTTCTGTGGTTGGGTTTCTAATGAATCGTGGTGCTAATGTCTCATTAATGCTTGTAACCACATCATGGAAGACAGAACAAGCCGTACTTCTAGCAATCCCAAACAAATGAGCAACAGTCCTGTATTCACAATTTGTTGCCAACTTCCATAGGGTACTTGCAATTTTGAAGTCCACTGTCAAAGCTTTTCTAAACGGAGTATCATATTTAACTAACGTAtcatgtaaattttcttttaaaaaatcaaatgtttcttTGTTGATTCTGAAGTTTTGGATCCATTCTTCATCAGTAAAACCTGGAACTATACAGTCCCACCAATTCCGTGAACGGGGTTTGCTCCATATCCTCCTTTCTGCCGGTTGTAAATTTGAGCGTCTATTCATCAGTAATAAGTTGTTTCTTGTCATCAAATACATCCTCATTCTTCTCAACCTAGCAAACCTATTTTTTCGCTTTAAATTTGTAATCTTCCGCCGATTTTTCCGTATCAGTGACAAAAGAAAGAAGAACAGTACCGTGGCGGTTTCCATTTCGTTTGTTGTCACAGACGCTGTTTACAAGATGTTGCGCATGCGTGTCTATTTTTGTTGAAGGGAAAAACCCAAAGTGGGGTAATTCTTTTTCAAGTGTGAACCGGTGTAATTAATTCGGATTAACTAACCTGGGTTCGACCCGGTTTAGATTTCATAGTGTGAACACGGTATTAGTGACGAAATAATAAACCAAATTTGATTGGCTAAGATGATGAACTTTAGGGTTCAAATTCTATAAATATTGGAAAAATCTCTAATTTTAATAGTTATCGTTCCTGATAGTTCACGTAATGTGTCATAGCCTAGTCAATTCGATTTAGCTCTAAAATCACTCAACCTCCAACGATATCTCCAACTTATTGTAACACAATGTTTTTTAGTGCAAATTATAATATAGACTTGTACTAGCAACATACTAAAACTATACATTGATACAATTTGCGGAAAAGGTTATTTTGGGTGAAATGAGTGATTTTTAGTGAAAAAACGTCGAAAACTGGAAACGCAGAAAGTCTCCGTTGTTAAAGGTTAATATTTTTTGAAGTTTgatctatatagaaaaaaaaaacaaactgttttatgtttattttgtgaaGTACTTTAGTTATCAGTAGTAATATttgaggggggcaaggggttcaACTGTTATTCTGTTATGGggaaatttaattctttgttatgtgttattttgaaaatatatttgctgttagctgttattgacTTATTCTTCGTTAGCTATTATTGggattttagttttttgttgctATCTGTTATTgcgataatgtatttgctgttaactgttattgaaaattggaatgttagcattttttttttgacagtcaattaggagataactgtattgtattttcagctccgacggcatcaattggggatttgatggtcgcaaattaagtttactggcgacgcgttagcggagacagtaaacgggtatttgcgatcatcaaatccccaattgatgccgtcggagcttaaaatacaatattgttatctccattctaatgaaactgacttaaaacaacgttaaaacatgtatctAAAGTTTGCCATATGCCGAcggtctgcgcttgcgcgtacgtcccatgggggttcgacgacttacagacaagttgctttctttaaaaaaaaggaatgcaatcgtaaacccaaatgcttgtttggcattatatattagataattgtttaataaagatgtattgttttatattacttGTGTTGtacataagaattagaaactgacattgatTGTTTACTCAATGTAATaacggcgtcacacatcagcgtgtAGCTCCGACGTACGTTGGCCGTGgtaaaaaatcatgcacgctaccatatacgctagtaattttggatggattcaacctgtcaatcatatctgtatcgtatGCGCAACGAGCTTAAAGCGTTATTGGGCGTGCGAGAAGCGTACCTCAGCATTTATCGGGCGTTCGAGTGACGTACATGTATGTTGGCGTATGACTAgcgtttgtctaacgtagatggaatgTAGGCTACGAGGGAAAAAAGTCTattgaacgtatttgagacgcgtcccggtcGCATGGAACGATAATCCGTGCCTTTGGAGTGTCTGGGACGTGAAACTATGGGGTGTTTGTtttataccggcgtcacacatcagcgtatagctccgacgtacgccgggcgtgttaaaaaatctttgtaattttggatgcattcaacctgtcaatcatatctgtaacgtgtgcacaacgagctttaaaCGTGTATTGGGCGTACGAGAAGCGTACCTAAGTGTTTATCGGGCGTTCAAGAAACGTATGGTTGCGTATGCCTTGCATTTGTCTAAACGTAAATGGAATGCACACTATGCGAAGGAAAAAAGTttcttgaacgtatttgagacgcgtcccggtcGTATCTTGGACGTTCTATTATGGGGTGTTTGTTACACACCCGCATACGTTATAGTTAAAGTCGAACGATCTCGAAGCGCatacaacgtgccctaaacgtgtcGCAAACTTATCTATAGCGCGTCAAACGCGCTTGTAGAGTATGTACAACGTGCGTGTAGCGTATAGGTATAcgctagacacacgcttgagctggatgaaattttttatgctgcataaaaatttcctcgagttgtagcacaggcacttgtttctatccattggaagacccactatcaacgtatatttacgaGAAGGTACCCAACTACTTTTTTCACCTCTCTGCTTAAAACCCTTATTTCTCTGTCAATTCAGTCTCAATTTTTTTGTTCCATACACCATTCGATTCATGAAAAGTTTATCTTTTAGATGATATGCATTGTATTTACCCTTAGAGTACCCCTTACCCCCAGTCCACAAGATTTGTCAATAAATTTTCATGTTATCATTTTAGTCCTCCTACAAAATACAACAACAACCGGTTTAAAGCAGAAAAATTCAAAACCGCTTGTGATTGGTCGGTTCATAGTTCATAGGGTCATTCACTCTCTAGATTTTACATTATTCATTTGTGACTCTTTATACTTATCCTTCACTGTTTTATGCAAATTATCTAAAACGGAAGTAGTTGTATTTTGTAGGAGGACTAAAAACGATCACATGAAAATTCATTGAGAAAGATAAACTTTTCATGAATCGAATGGTGTATGGAACAAAAAAATTGAGACTGAATTGACAGAGAAATAAGGGTTTTAAGCGAAGAGGTGAAAAAAGTAGTTGGgtacccagtggcggatccagggggggggggggggttccgggggtgcgcaccccccccccccccctttatttttgccgatcaatgcatttgtatcgggacatatgttttgcaccccccctttgccctgggtgccctgggttagcaccccccctttcgaaaattcctgcatccgcccctggtaCCTTCtcgtaaatatacgttgatagtgggtcttccaatggatagaaacaagtgcctgtgagttgtagcgttcaccaagcgtatacctttgtatttcgacgtacttcaaacctatgcaactataaaaaaagaagatgtggtatgattgccaatgagacaactgtcaacaagagaccaaaatgacacagacattaacaactataagtcaccgcacggccttaaacaatgagcaaagcccatgcataccgcatagtcagctataaaaagccccgatatgacaatgtaaaacaattcaaacgagaaaactaacggtcttatttatataaaagaatgaacgaaaaacaaatatgtcacacataaacaaacgacaaccactgaattacaggctcctgacttgggacaggcacattcataaataatgtggcggggttaaacatgttagcgggatacccaatctatacgccaatgtgtgacgccggcattagtaatgtgtgacgccggtataaaACAAACACTCCATAGTTTAACGTCCCAGACACTCCAAAActaatgccggcgtcacacattggcgtaaaGACCTGACGTATATTATGTGCGTGTATCGTACAGGTATACGCTTGACACacgcttgagctgaatgaaaAAATTGTTATGCTCAATAAAAATTTCCTGgagtaaaagcgttcaccaagtgtatacctttgcatttcgacgtacttcaaacttatgcatcattccacatcttcttttttatatttgaaatattttaaaattcagtGCCAGCTTTGTAATCGTATAAACCAGGTCTACTCAGGACggacagcaacatcggaatgaaGCATTAGAAAGTTAACGATGGCTGAGAAATACATGGGCACTTGATtcggcagaaataaaataacaaaattcaggTTCCGTTACAGTCTGAATAAAGCCAGCCCCGAGTATCCACTTGCGTCTACAAATGCAAGTTGATAGTTGAGGCTGGCTGTAGTCAGACCGGTTCCGTGTTCCCTGAttccattataattttttttctcgaaatttaTATGCAAACGACtgactttttattattcaaacggcaagagactgtaaaaaaaggctagatcttgaaatcatttagattttatattcgtgttaatttacgcttgcatgggtattcagtgtttttttagttttgagttggaaataatgtacatgtacaagttgggAGATAAAACGactgaaagaaaattaacaaagttaccTTTTAGGGCTCCGAGGGCCATATTGCTCGCATACTAGGCGTCGGAAAAGGTCCGGaaagtttctttcttaaaattagtttttagaacaagtatacaagtattttaatttattttaagtatatatatacatatatagcgtcagttaaaattttcccgaccatcatcgcggatgccctgcctctattgcaaaacctacctattgtatttattgttaacttgttctcgtcctgaacatgcatgaaatattttccactggacgttaaccaaccaataatcaaagcaatcaatcctacaatttacacccgtcacttggaactttagttgttaaaattaaaatcattgcctctaattttttcaaaaaattcgacAAAGTTTAAACGCAGACCGCGAGGAAGACCAAAATTGAACAGTTACGCAAAACTAATTGAACATGcagttgttttacttatataaagaatgcatatatgatctcaagatttgttatgtaaataatttttcacaaatgaccgaatgttgaaatttgtgaaattttgcatagtttggtaacccgaataattcagtccctccccgtaatcgatctctcctacttacttaatgtagtaagcggaatataacgactgaattattcgggttaacagtttgcaaggtttgtccgacttgctgagcaaacaagtaacacatttacactacgcagagtacactatactacatgtattgtatgtaccaagtcaagaatatgacagctgtttatcattcttttgatgtttttcagcttttgatttcgtcatttgataagggattttttcgttttgaatttttcttggagttttgttattttattttttggaatgtgtatttta
This window contains:
- the LOC139497702 gene encoding uncharacterized protein encodes the protein MRMYLMTRNNLLLMNRRSNLQPAERRIWSKPRSRNWWDCIVPGFTDEEWIQNFRINKETFDFLKENLHDTLVKYDTPFRKALTVDFKIANIIDGFQNKWGFPNTIGAIDGTHIPILAPKEVPTDYHNRKGFYSIILQAVVDSSYKFWNINVGWAGRVHDARVFANSSIYAQFQGGNVVGKELDKRFNNTTITPFIIGDAAYPLMPWLIKPFRDNGALSAEKRYFNYKLSRARMVVENAFGRLKGRWRCLMKRNDLSTLFVPDVAECCCTLHNICETFLNEFPEEWLEQEEMNNAPNDCQAATQTGERVRDTLINYLLQEREQ